The following coding sequences are from one Salmo trutta chromosome 36, fSalTru1.1, whole genome shotgun sequence window:
- the LOC115176299 gene encoding uncharacterized protein KIAA1522 homolog isoform X2: MGNSVHKNKKRVPEAHNRPSSHLNPDPRSGSKPGPNPSSRSGNTKSFWHFGRVDKLKTAGPKCQDEQKRLTVHYTASSHYQENVFIEGSRPQYLEDLHTEAREGLKILQQQEHNKGVDFQYDHSDAAEQDVSTNHRDGSQESGSTAGNSVTTVTSAGLAVSTRPVLTRQGSTFKPLNPVKRPDKRKNRSRRTTIMGIPQQVQRELALHSGSAYQVHSQLPNGSVGQGSDGQPGVVVIPTIDGETPLANYEGARVHLSDLEASREEQLLRHHLQSVYGDEQGFSHHRGLDSRLSSTQRPKSLAVSGTTSSCSAGFPSFLQEPQGPVMSISPQAAYMSKIIPNAYLPASVDVIQIDHSTSRTRGNSGNGTVRTVSKSCLASGSSASPALSRRSGGEGCYEGGDSVSHGDSSSRDNGSKATPHSVTSRSSWSHSQSSETIKSNSSAISSTKGSFGPANPQTVSLVGHERQPQQSGAGDQDKVSLQSSASWVSSTSRGTGTATAQGGLSGSGEMSDVGGDSHRFSRCLSIMKTKLPPAPPRRTNSLHHEKMIKRRLVEIKDLSDSVGGKLEAAEETSLVTIKISKELYKEITKSSVPVSNSSGFNSLDDTKSSTASCPLSPTQASHGGSGKSEGPVSSSSSPQKAPSEEGTFERTMSPSSGYSSQSGTPTLSPKGILPSVSPSKQKKYAVKPERSGSRASFSAASVSSSLTSLSSVTSELINREASKNSFSALQQASLPPAVMRIETPETVTPVRFSSSMAISELLNIPPPPNIKAPSPPPPETWAHNKRTFELLCGPCPNVNRLAQLQKQQELKEQAAMIEQKQEPQTKASKESEGSDKKQATIEEVTLTKSESKYIVPKDKTEPTLEAHEVSESTESQTKEQGSPAVIAEKVKASVEILDQNQEQSSSSSSSVAQVKDQEERLETQVRLTMIPKKEPPPVMKKSTPSKEAKVQLTADIQQKSPFDEVTVEVKVESPSESEKCSPQAEVVAKEVEVVTKEVEVEVAAKEVEGRSATENTKEESPTKSTQTLAAEPPKVDRVSPPASPPPAHHPPPPPSKTPPYSVATPPPEVEVECEEEIPIVQSCWPPPPPPEEPAHSVFDEPDEMDFPPPPPPFMTESLPDVVETCNTVTDVQEASIVALDGEEVKETVNGFTVATVNGETADLSPIPAQMEPKEDKHEKVILNSNAIPTDETSFEISESAELQLIPSHDSAVVSPVQPNEKEAEVEQSAQKTITMQEATPQPTETSPESQEVPPLPENVPPPPQEAPPPPPMTTALVTPSSIPPPPPINVPLPPPVQFEDQMPSELPNSAPLPPPINIPLPPPLPTENQPHVIFRRQPSLANRESRSKDLLSRHKSVPIPKEDANIPLVTPSLLQMVRLRSVNVGKDHVKVLSDDNNSNSGKPSAQDQSSTQIQTQGSQNVTPQKPIRKSLSLKSTTPPLKSSPVTLIAPSMSLQEAIRMKTAAMSSRDNLPTRFRMPSTSFPSYSGGESGMLSPLSPEGGEMLKTPTTTASFIFSRSSKKVVIETPACPEVQASLKQSLAAELKRVSEQSKASTVANGNVGRTVIPRRIPPPVAKKPAHTLEKPVCSTLRSTLSPRGTEANGETETAQLAGQQALTEDSK, from the exons ctggTCCTAAGTGTCAGGATGAGCAGAAGAGGTTGACAGTTCACTACACAGCCTCGTCACACTACCAGGAGAATGTGTTCATCGAGGGCAGTCGCCCTCAGTACCTAGAGGACCTGCACACTGAGGCACGGGAGGGGTTAAAGATACTACAACAACAAG AACACAACAAAGGAGTGGACTTTCAGTATGACCATAGTGATGCA GCGGAGCaagatgtcagcaccaaccaCAGGGATGGATCTCAGGAGTCAGGAAGTACCGCCGGGAATTCTGTTACCACAGTGACCTCTGCTGGATTGGCTGTGTCCACGAGACCTGTGCTCACACGtcaag GCTCCACATTCAAGCCTCTGAACCCAGTGAAGAGACCGGACAAGAGGAAGAACAGGAGCAGGAGGACTACTATTATGGGAATACCCCAGCAGGTCCAGAGAGAACTGG CCCTTCACAGTGGCTCTGCGTACCAAGTTCATTCCCAGCTCCCTAACGGCTCTGTCGGACAGGGTAGTGACGGCCAACCAGGTGTGGTCGTTATCCCCACCATCGACGGAGAGACCCCTCTAGCCAACTACGAAGGGGCAAGGGTACACCTCTCAGACCTGGAG GCATCCAGAGAGGAGCAGCTGCTGAGACACCACCTCCAGTCTGTATACGGGGACGAACAGGGCTTCAGCCACCACAGGGGACTGGACTCACGTCTATCCTCCACCCAAAGGCCCAAGTCTCTGGCCGTGTCGGGCACGACCTCCTCCTGCTCCGCTGGATTCCCCAGCTTCCTCCAGGAGCCACAG GGTCCGGTGATGTCCATCTCTCCCCAAGCCGCCTACATGTCTAAGATTATCCCCAACGCCTACCTGCCGGCATCCGTCGACGTCATACAGATTGACCACAGCACCAGCCGTACCCGTGGAAACAGCGGTAACGGAACGGTCCGTACCGTCAGCAAGAGCTGCCTGGCATCCGGGTCGTCGGCCAGCCCTGCGTTGTCGAGGAGGTCAGGCGGTGAAGGCTGCTATGAAGGCGGTGACAGCGTTTCACATGGTGACAGTAGTTCCCGTGACAATGGCTCTAAGGCGACCCCACACTCAGTGACTTCGAGATCCAGCTGGAGCCACTCGCAGTCTTCCGAGACGATCAAGTCCAACTCCTCCGCCATCTCCTCCACGAAGGGGAGCTTCGGACCTGCTAACCCACAGACGGTGAGCCTCGTTGGGCACGAGAGACAGCCGCAGCAGTCTGGTGCTGgggaccaggacaaggtgagccTACAAAGCTCAGCTAGCTGGGTCAGCAGCACCAGTAGGGGTACTGGTACTGCGACTGCTCAGGGGGGTCTATCTGGATCTGGGGAGATGAGCGATGTTGGAGGAGACTCTCACAGattctctcgctgtctgtcgaTCATGAAGACCAAGCTGCCCCCGGCTCCCCCCAGGAGAACCAACTCACTGCACCATGAGAAGATGATAAAGAGGCGACTGGTGGAGATTAAAGACCTCAGTGACTCTGTGGGTGGGAagttggaggctgctgaggaaaCAAGCTTGGTTACGATCAAGATCTCTAAAGAGCTCTACAAAGAAATCACAAAGAGCTCTGTCCCTGTATCCAACTCATCTGGGTTTAACTCTTTAGATGATACAAAATCTTCCACAGCCTCTTGTCCTCTGAGTCCCACACAGGCCTCCCATGGAGGTAGTGGAAAATCAGAGGGGCCAGTGTCCAGCAGCTCTTCCCCCCAGAAGGCCCCCTCAGAGGAGGGTACATTTGAAAGGACCATGTCCCCCTCCAGTGGGTACTCCAGCCAGAGTGGTACGCCGACACTTTCCCCCAAGGGGATCCTCCCTTCCGTCTCCCCAAGTAAACAGAAGAAGTATGCCGTCAAACCGGAACGATCTGGTTCAAGAGCTTCCTTCTCTGCAGCCTCGGTCTCCTCTTCCCTCACCTCCCTGTCTTCAGTCACCTCAGAACTCATCAATCGAGAGGCCTCGAAAAACAGCTTTAGCGCTCTTCAGCAGGCCTCCCTACCCCCGGCTGTTATGAGAATAGAAACTCCAGAAACGGTGACCCCGGTCCGTTTCTCTTCATCCATGGCGATCAGTGAGCTGCTTAACATTCCGCCACCCCCCAACATCAAAGCCCCTTCCCCGCCACCCCCGGAGACCTGGGCCCACAACAAACGTACTTTCGAACTGCTGTGTGGGCCTTGCCCCAACGTCAACAGGCTAGCACAGCTCCAGAAGCAACAGGAACTAAAAGAGCAAGCTGCCATGATTGAGCAAAAGCAGGAACCTCAAACTAAAGCTAGCAAGGAGTCTGAAGGCTCGGACAAAAAGCAGGCTACGATAGAAGAAGTTACTTTGACAAAATCAGAAAGCAAATACATTGTTCCCAAAGACAAGACTGAGCCTACGTTAGAGGCACATGAGGTATCCGAGAGCACAGAAAGTCAAACGAAAGAACAAGGAAGCCCGGCGGTGATCGCAGAGAAGGTAAAAGCAAGTGTAGAGATCCTGGACCAGAACCAGGAgcagagtagtagtagcagtagtagtgttgCACAGGTCAAGGATCAAGAAGAGAGGCTAGAGACACAAGTTCGTTTAACGATGATTCCAAAGAAGGAACCCCCTCCTGTCATGAAGAAAAGTACTCCTAGCAAAGAAGCTAAAGTTCAATTAACAGCAGATATTCAACAAAAGTCGCCATTTGATGAGGTCACAGTAGAGGTGAAGGTAGAGTCACCCAGCGAGAGTGAGAAGTGTTCTCCACAGGCTGAGGTAGTCGCTAAGGAAGTTGAGGTAGTCACTAAGGAAGTTGAGGTTGAGGTAGCAGCTAAGGAGGTCGAAGGTCGGAGTGCTACTGAAAACACTAAAGAGGAAAGTCCCACCAAATCTACACAGACCCTTGCCGCGGAGCCTCCCAAAGTGGACCGGGTCTCTCCTCCAGCCTCCCCTCCCCCTGCCCaccaccctcctccacctccttctaAGACACCTCCCTACTCTGTGGCCACTCCCCCACCTGAGGTAGAGGTGGAGTGTGAGGAAGAAATTCCCATAGTACAGTCCTGCtggccccctccacctccaccagagGAGCCAGCACATTCAGTCTTTGATGAGCCAGATGAGATGGACtttccacctcctccccctcccttcatGACGGAGAGTTTGCCAGACGTGGTGGAGACATGTAACACAGTCACTGATGTCCAGGAGGCGTCCATTGTAGCTCTGGATGGGGAGGAGGTTAAGGAAACCGTGAATGGTTTCACTGTAGCAACTGTGAATGGGGAAACTGCAGATCTGTCACCCATTCCGGCTCAAATGGAGCCAAAAGAGgataaacatgaaaaggtgatTCTGAACTCTAATGCAATCCCAACTGATGAAACCAGCTTTGAGATATCTGAATCAGCTGAGCTCCAATTAATTCCGTCACATGATTCAGCTGTCGTTTCTCCAGTTCAGCCCAATGAAAAAGAGGCAGAGGTCGAGCAATCTGCCCAGAAAACAATCACAATGCAAGAAGCCACCCCTCAACCAACAGAAACTTCTCCTGAGTCACAGGAAGTCCCGCCCTTACCAGAGAatgtccctccccctccccaggaagctcctcctcctccaccaatgACAACAGCCTTGGTGACCCCATCAagtattcctcctccacctcctatcaatgtccccctccctccccctgtacaATTTGAGGATCAGATGCCCTCTGAGCTCCCTAACAGTGCCCCACTTCCACCACCCATTAACAtccctctcccaccccctctcccaaCTGAGAACCAACCCCATGTGATCTTCAGGAGACAGCCAAGCTTGGCGAACAGAGAGTCCAGGAGCAAAGACCTTCTGTCTAGGCACAAGAGTGTCCCCATTCCCAAAGAAGACGCCAACATTCCACTGGTCACACCCTCTCTGCTTCAAATGGTACGTCTCAGATCGGTCAACGTTGGCAAAGACCACGTTAAAGTGCTTTCTGACGACAACAATTCCAACAGTGGGAAACCATCTGCTCAGGATCAGAGTTCAACCCAAATCCAAACCCAAGGATCTCAGAACGTAACACCCCAAAAACCAATTCGGAAATCCCTGTCACTAAAATCCACAACTCCGCCACTGAAGTCATCACCAGTGACGCTCATCGCCCCCTCGATGAGTTTGCAGGAAGCTATCAGAATGAAGACAGCGGCCATGTCTTCCAGAGATAATCTTCCAACACGCTTTAGAATGCCATCCACCTCATTTCCCAGTTACAGTGGGGGTGAATCAGGAATGTTATCCCCATTGTCACCAGAAGGGGGCGAGATGCTAAAGACCCCCACCACCACCGCTAGCTTCATCTTCTCCAGGAGCTCAAAGAAGGTTGTCATAGAAACGCCTGCCTGCCCCGAGGTACAGGCGAGTCTAAAGCAGAGCCTAGCCGCGGAACTCAAGCGTGTTTCCGAACAGTCTAAGGCTTCCACAGTTGCTAACGGCAACGTTGGAAGAACTGTGATTCCGAGGAGAATTCCGCCACCCGTGGCTAAGAAACCAGCTCACACCTTGGAGAAGCCTGTGTGTTCAACACTGAGGAGCACTCTATCTCCAAGGGGAACAGAAGCtaatggagagacagaaacagcgCAACTTGCTGGCCAGCAAGCACTGACAGAGGACAGCAA GTGA